The Winogradskyella schleiferi genome has a window encoding:
- a CDS encoding CUB domain-containing protein, whose amino-acid sequence MTRVLLLILFFTYVNFSFSQDDPCNAMPLPLSAVGSCTYIIGDNTGATDSSNANIDSPTGCGPYGANYNGADVWFYIDLGPTTTGIQIDLTHIGTSNFDDGVVALYTGNCSGTLTIVACDDDSGSGLLEANISVLNGLTPNTRVYIRVWDWGGNDEGAFNICASEIEDPCNNTTNIPSCGTTAINTTIASGFGAFNDSSCFDVPGDEAVFSFTPTVTGNYSITQISTFGHINYLYQTNCAPTGWTCIDDLIGNNETSGTFTLVAGTTYYILLDSEDNSGGNVSFTLNCPIPLPGCGDSFYDSGGLGGNYSNNENETTTIYPDTPGDAVTATFTTFETEEDYDFLFIYDGPNNTFPLIGTYTYTNSPGTVTSSDPSGALTFVFTSDGSITDLGWEADITCAPYVPPTICGSTFTDSGGGGNYFNDENTTTTLTPDVPGTNLVATFTAFEIEDNYDFLYIYDGPNNTFPLIGTYTDTNSPGTVTSSDPSGALTFVFTSDGSITDPGWEADITCVNNCNLIITDTIYPLGADDCTLDYIELTTNAPIPEPTNTIYSENFSGGAFPAGWTRVNGAASANWIISNTTNAGGTANEAMLDWTGGSHNSTWRLSSPLIDITGQTNLHLGFRQDFNVVSSPTMIGIYVETSTDNTNWTTQYSVLNPSADVISTENIDISALDGNTDLYIRFRLSGNTTYLIDWSIDDIIITADGIPSPPQVTWSPADGLYTDAALTTPYVLGNFAGTVYAAPNGVEIYTAEYPIGCTDNVTVTFNKKIWNGTPGNTDWNTATNWLPNGVPVITNCVVILDTGGNNPIINGTTDGFGYTLTVENNAALTQQSNSTLTIDNTVTVQTGGLYTMEDSSSLIQIDNVNNTVDGTFTMDRTAMIRQNDYVYWSSPVSNFSLSNIYGANTPNYTYQWIPTIPAGNTPPPVTPICFGDWASYSGNMDIGKGYISRAPIGHPAGPAVATATFTGTANNGVITQAIISGNNNILNNNFTHIPNGTPLTVTPLDDNWNLIGNPYPSAISADDFLSFPGNSIIEGAVHIWTHGSALGTYTDSFYNDFDQSYNPNDYITYNLTGVTNPNPTFAGEIASGQGFFVLSLNDNETGSVTFNNSMRSNGYDNSDFYRTSSDDEEDETSTIERHRIWLNLIAPNQNSSSTLVGYVAGATQAKDRLYDAYTFESNTLSIYSKIEDKSMSIQGRQLPFDSNDQVPLGIDVPESGDYMIGIAALDGLFEGENGQDIYLEDTTTGIIHDLRNSPYSFNIEEGTYSDRFLLRYTNETLSVNTFEDTSNLTIYIEDELVQLKSETQAIKSVKVYNVLGQTLIETGTINSFHYALRDLSPTNGVLFVKAILNDGRQKIQKIMY is encoded by the coding sequence ATGACAAGAGTTTTACTACTAATACTATTCTTTACTTATGTGAATTTTTCTTTTTCGCAAGATGACCCATGTAATGCTATGCCCTTACCATTAAGTGCTGTTGGTTCCTGTACATATATTATAGGAGATAATACTGGGGCAACAGATTCAAGCAACGCAAATATTGATTCTCCTACTGGGTGTGGGCCATATGGCGCAAACTACAATGGTGCTGATGTTTGGTTTTATATAGATCTTGGGCCTACTACTACAGGCATACAAATAGACTTAACTCACATTGGAACGTCTAATTTTGATGATGGTGTTGTTGCGCTTTATACTGGTAATTGTAGTGGAACTTTAACTATTGTTGCATGTGATGACGATTCGGGTTCTGGTTTACTTGAAGCCAATATTAGTGTTTTAAATGGACTTACTCCTAATACAAGGGTTTATATTCGTGTTTGGGATTGGGGAGGCAATGACGAAGGTGCATTTAATATTTGTGCTTCAGAGATTGAAGATCCTTGCAACAACACAACCAATATACCCAGTTGTGGAACTACAGCCATAAATACCACAATAGCTTCAGGGTTTGGCGCATTTAATGACTCAAGCTGTTTTGACGTTCCAGGTGACGAAGCTGTTTTTTCATTTACACCAACAGTAACTGGCAATTATTCGATTACCCAGATCTCAACTTTCGGTCATATTAATTATTTGTATCAAACGAATTGTGCACCAACAGGATGGACATGTATTGATGATTTAATTGGCAATAATGAAACAAGTGGTACTTTTACCTTGGTGGCCGGAACAACCTATTATATCTTGCTTGATTCGGAAGACAATTCTGGAGGTAATGTTAGCTTTACTTTAAATTGCCCAATACCACTACCAGGATGTGGCGATTCATTTTACGATAGTGGAGGTTTAGGCGGTAACTACAGTAATAATGAAAATGAAACGACAACTATTTATCCCGATACACCAGGTGATGCCGTGACTGCAACATTTACAACTTTCGAAACAGAAGAAGATTATGATTTTCTCTTTATTTATGATGGTCCTAATAATACATTCCCTCTTATAGGAACATACACTTACACAAATAGTCCAGGCACTGTTACTTCTTCAGACCCGAGTGGCGCGCTAACCTTTGTGTTTACAAGTGATGGTTCAATTACTGACCTTGGATGGGAAGCCGATATTACATGCGCACCTTATGTCCCTCCAACAATCTGCGGATCTACATTTACCGATAGTGGTGGTGGAGGTAACTACTTTAATGATGAAAATACAACTACAACATTAACTCCAGATGTACCTGGTACTAATTTGGTTGCAACTTTTACAGCTTTCGAAATAGAAGACAACTATGATTTTCTATACATTTATGATGGTCCTAACAATACATTCCCACTTATAGGAACTTACACTGACACAAATAGTCCAGGCACTGTTACTTCTTCAGACCCAAGTGGCGCGCTAACCTTTGTGTTTACAAGTGATGGTTCAATTACTGACCCTGGATGGGAAGCCGATATTACCTGTGTAAACAATTGCAACCTCATAATTACAGACACTATTTATCCATTAGGTGCTGACGATTGCACACTTGATTATATAGAACTCACCACAAATGCTCCTATACCAGAGCCAACCAACACCATATACTCTGAAAATTTTAGTGGAGGAGCTTTTCCTGCTGGATGGACAAGAGTGAATGGAGCAGCTAGTGCCAATTGGATAATTTCCAATACAACTAATGCTGGAGGAACAGCAAATGAAGCGATGTTAGATTGGACAGGTGGAAGCCATAATAGCACTTGGAGGTTAAGTTCTCCTCTTATTGACATTACTGGTCAAACAAATCTCCATCTTGGTTTCAGACAGGATTTTAATGTTGTTTCATCTCCCACAATGATAGGCATTTATGTAGAAACCTCTACTGATAACACAAATTGGACAACTCAATATTCCGTTTTAAACCCTTCTGCAGATGTAATTAGTACAGAAAATATTGACATTTCAGCTTTAGATGGTAATACTGATTTATATATAAGATTTAGGCTGTCTGGTAATACCACATATTTAATTGATTGGTCAATCGATGATATAATAATTACTGCAGACGGCATTCCATCACCACCACAAGTAACCTGGTCTCCTGCAGATGGCCTTTATACAGATGCCGCATTAACCACACCTTACGTTTTGGGTAACTTTGCCGGCACAGTATATGCCGCACCAAATGGTGTTGAAATTTATACTGCTGAATATCCAATTGGCTGTACTGATAACGTAACTGTTACCTTTAACAAGAAAATATGGAATGGCACTCCTGGTAATACAGATTGGAACACCGCTACTAATTGGCTACCTAATGGTGTACCCGTTATTACAAATTGTGTTGTAATTCTAGATACTGGTGGAAATAATCCCATTATTAATGGCACCACTGATGGCTTTGGCTATACATTAACTGTAGAAAATAATGCAGCACTTACACAACAATCTAACTCTACACTAACCATTGACAACACGGTTACGGTGCAAACTGGTGGCTTATACACTATGGAAGACAGTTCTAGTCTTATACAAATTGATAATGTTAATAACACGGTGGATGGTACATTTACAATGGACAGAACAGCCATGATAAGACAGAATGATTATGTTTATTGGTCTTCACCAGTTTCTAACTTCAGTTTATCTAACATTTATGGTGCTAATACTCCAAATTACACTTACCAATGGATACCAACCATACCAGCTGGAAACACACCTCCACCAGTTACCCCAATCTGTTTTGGTGACTGGGCTTCGTATTCAGGTAATATGGATATAGGTAAAGGTTATATCTCAAGAGCTCCAATTGGCCATCCCGCAGGACCAGCAGTTGCAACAGCTACATTTACAGGTACAGCCAATAATGGTGTTATCACACAAGCCATAATTAGCGGAAATAATAACATACTCAATAACAATTTTACCCATATTCCAAACGGTACACCTCTAACCGTAACGCCTTTGGATGATAACTGGAATTTAATCGGAAACCCATACCCATCAGCCATAAGTGCCGATGATTTCTTGTCTTTCCCTGGAAATTCAATAATTGAAGGCGCTGTTCATATTTGGACGCACGGTAGCGCTCTTGGCACCTATACCGATTCGTTTTACAATGATTTTGATCAGAGTTATAACCCAAATGACTACATCACATATAATTTAACAGGTGTTACCAATCCTAACCCAACATTTGCTGGCGAAATTGCGTCTGGTCAAGGGTTCTTTGTACTTTCCCTTAATGACAATGAGACTGGCAGCGTGACTTTTAATAATTCTATGAGAAGTAATGGGTATGATAATAGTGATTTTTATAGAACTAGCTCAGATGATGAGGAGGATGAAACAAGTACAATTGAACGCCATCGGATTTGGCTCAATTTAATTGCTCCAAACCAAAATTCTTCAAGTACTCTTGTCGGTTATGTTGCAGGAGCTACACAAGCAAAAGACAGGTTATATGATGCTTACACCTTTGAATCCAACACTTTAAGTATTTACTCGAAAATAGAAGATAAAAGTATGTCTATACAAGGACGTCAATTACCATTCGATTCTAACGACCAAGTGCCTTTAGGGATAGATGTTCCAGAAAGTGGAGATTATATGATAGGTATTGCTGCATTAGACGGTCTATTTGAAGGAGAAAATGGTCAGGACATTTATTTAGAAGACACGACTACTGGCATTATTCATGATTTAAGAAATAGCCCATATTCCTTTAACATAGAAGAAGGCACTTATAGTGACAGGTTTTTATTAAGATACACTAACGAGACTTTGAGTGTTAATACATTTGAAGACACTTCGAATTTAACAATCTATATCGAAGACGAATTGGTTCAACTAAAATCTGAAACACAAGCTATTAAGTCTGTGAAAGTATATAATGTTTTAGGACAAACCTTGATAGAAACAGGTACAATTAATAGTTTCCACTATGCGCTTCGGGATTTAAGTCCTACTAACGGTGTTCTATTTGTTAAAGCCATATTAAATGATGGTAGGCAGAAAATTCAAAAGATTATGTATTGA
- the lysS gene encoding lysine--tRNA ligase: MQLSEQELVRRQKLEKLRALGINPYPADLYPVNHTSKQIKSNYEEGKQVVIAGRLMAINIQGKASFAQLQDSEGRIQVYFNRDEICEGEDKSKYNDVFKKLLDLGDFVGIEGTLFTTQVGEKTVMVKDFKLLSKALKPLPIPKQKDGKTYDAFTDPEQRYRQRYADLAVNPHVKEVFVKRTKLFNAMRQFFNNAGYFEVETPVLQPIPGGAAARPFVTHHNSLDIPLYMRIANELYLKRLIVGGFDGVYEFSKNFRNEGMDRTHNPEFTAMEIYVAYKDYNWMMDFCEQLLEHCATAVNGTSEATFGEHKINFKAPYKRITMRDSILEFTGFDIYNKSEDDIRAAAKGMHIDVDETMGKGKLIDEIFGEKCEGNYIQPTFITDYPKEMSPLCKEHRENPELTERFELMVCGKEIANAYSELNDPIDQRDRFEHQLKLAKKGDDEATEFIDEDFLRALEYGMPPTSGMGIGMDRLIMFLTNNQSIQEVLFFPQMRPEKKKVDLSDNEKAILEILKPEKRMDLNGLKSKSGLSNKGWDKGIKGLGKHGLTKVEKTGDGLFVEIL; the protein is encoded by the coding sequence GAATTAGTAAGACGCCAAAAGTTAGAAAAGCTAAGAGCTTTAGGTATTAATCCTTATCCAGCGGATTTATATCCAGTGAACCATACTTCGAAACAGATAAAATCCAATTATGAAGAAGGTAAACAGGTCGTTATTGCTGGTCGTCTCATGGCCATTAACATTCAAGGAAAAGCATCTTTTGCACAATTGCAGGATAGCGAAGGTCGTATTCAAGTCTATTTTAATAGGGATGAAATCTGCGAAGGCGAAGACAAATCTAAATACAATGATGTCTTTAAAAAATTATTGGATTTAGGCGATTTTGTTGGTATTGAAGGCACACTTTTCACCACGCAAGTTGGTGAGAAAACGGTTATGGTAAAAGATTTTAAATTGTTGAGTAAAGCGTTGAAACCTTTACCAATCCCAAAACAAAAAGATGGGAAAACTTATGATGCGTTTACGGATCCTGAGCAACGCTATAGACAACGTTATGCCGATTTAGCGGTTAATCCACACGTGAAGGAAGTCTTTGTAAAGCGTACAAAATTGTTTAATGCGATGCGCCAGTTCTTTAATAACGCTGGTTATTTTGAAGTGGAAACGCCAGTTTTGCAACCTATTCCTGGAGGTGCAGCAGCACGACCGTTTGTAACACATCACAATAGTTTAGACATTCCGTTGTACATGCGAATTGCAAACGAATTATACCTAAAGCGTTTAATCGTAGGCGGATTTGATGGCGTCTATGAATTCTCTAAAAATTTCCGTAATGAAGGTATGGACAGAACCCATAACCCAGAGTTTACGGCCATGGAAATCTACGTCGCTTATAAAGATTACAACTGGATGATGGATTTCTGCGAGCAGTTATTGGAGCATTGTGCTACTGCCGTTAACGGAACTTCAGAAGCTACTTTTGGTGAGCATAAAATTAATTTTAAAGCGCCATACAAGCGTATTACGATGCGTGATTCAATTTTGGAATTCACAGGTTTTGATATTTATAATAAGTCTGAAGACGACATTAGAGCAGCAGCAAAAGGTATGCATATCGACGTGGATGAAACCATGGGTAAAGGCAAGCTGATTGATGAGATTTTCGGTGAGAAATGCGAAGGAAATTATATTCAGCCAACATTCATTACCGACTATCCAAAAGAAATGAGTCCGTTATGCAAAGAGCACAGGGAAAACCCTGAATTGACGGAACGTTTTGAATTGATGGTCTGTGGTAAGGAAATTGCCAATGCCTATTCTGAGTTAAATGATCCAATAGACCAGCGCGACCGTTTTGAGCACCAATTAAAATTAGCTAAAAAAGGGGACGACGAAGCAACAGAGTTTATAGATGAAGACTTTTTACGAGCTCTAGAATACGGCATGCCACCAACCTCTGGAATGGGAATTGGTATGGACCGTTTAATTATGTTCCTAACTAACAATCAGAGTATCCAAGAAGTATTGTTCTTCCCGCAGATGCGACCAGAGAAGAAAAAAGTTGATCTTAGCGATAATGAAAAGGCCATTTTAGAAATTCTAAAACCTGAAAAACGAATGGACCTAAATGGCCTAAAATCGAAATCTGGATTGAGTAATAAAGGATGGGACAAGGGTATAAAAGGTTTAGGTAAACATGGTTTAACAAAAGTTGAAAAAACGGGTGATGGTTTGTTTGTTGAGATATTGTAG
- a CDS encoding alpha/beta hydrolase: MIASALYFFQEKLLFLPTTLEQDYNYQFNHNFEELFLKTDENTTINALHFKLENPKACLSDRQGVILYFHGNAGDLSRWGTIAEYFVDLNYDVLIMDYRTYGKSTGKLSEAALYSDAQFCYDYLLNHYAEKQITLHGRSLGTGIASYLASKNNPKQLILETPYYSILDVAKDRFPILPVKQLLKYHFPTHQYLLKTKCPITIIHGTDDGVVPYASGKKLSELHIENLNFITVEGAGHNNLIEFEDYHKTIKAVLF; this comes from the coding sequence ATGATAGCATCTGCACTTTATTTTTTTCAGGAAAAGTTATTGTTTTTGCCAACGACTTTAGAGCAAGATTACAACTATCAGTTCAATCATAATTTTGAAGAGTTATTTCTAAAAACTGATGAGAACACAACGATAAACGCCCTTCATTTTAAGCTGGAAAATCCAAAAGCCTGCCTGTCGGACAGGCAGGGCGTTATCCTTTATTTTCATGGAAACGCTGGCGATTTGAGTCGTTGGGGAACCATTGCCGAATATTTTGTGGACTTGAATTACGATGTGCTGATTATGGATTACAGAACTTACGGGAAAAGTACCGGAAAGTTAAGTGAAGCGGCACTTTACAGTGATGCCCAGTTTTGTTATGACTATTTGTTAAATCACTATGCTGAAAAACAAATCACACTTCACGGAAGATCTTTAGGAACAGGAATTGCATCATATTTAGCTTCAAAAAATAATCCAAAGCAGCTGATTTTAGAAACACCTTATTACAGTATTCTGGATGTGGCGAAAGATCGATTTCCTATACTTCCTGTAAAACAATTGCTGAAGTATCATTTTCCTACCCATCAATATTTACTCAAAACAAAATGTCCAATCACAATTATTCATGGCACTGATGATGGCGTCGTGCCTTACGCTTCTGGAAAGAAACTTTCAGAATTACATATTGAAAACTTAAATTTTATAACGGTTGAAGGTGCTGGTCATAATAACCTCATAGAGTTTGAAGATTATCATAAAACGATAAAAGCAGTTTTATTTTAA
- a CDS encoding zinc-dependent metalloprotease, giving the protein MLKNVSIKLFFVVLGLIAFSCSTAKKAGKSKNDATAMAKPSGKKPGKNDPKPFDKVITKEAKSDKGLFTVHNLDDKFFYEIPDSLFNKEMLMVTRISKTASGLGFGGGKMNEQVLRWEKKGKKVVLRVVSYNVVAADSLPVNEAVLNSNFEPVLFTFPIAAYGKDSTSTVIDATPLFEKDVKSLGLSQRARTPYKVSRLESDKSFIESIKSYPRNIEARHVKTYAAGNPPSNTSTGTISVEINNSMVLLPDNPMKRRYFDERVGWFTSSQTDYGLEDQKSKSLQFLDRWRLEVKDEDIEKFQRGELVVPKKQIVYYIDRATPEKWRTYIKQGIEDWQVAFEAAGFKEAIIAKDPPTVEEDPEWSPEDARYSVVRYLASPIPNANGPHVSDPRTGEILESDINWYHNVMSLLRGWFFVQTAAINPDAQSPQFKDEVMGRLIRFVSAHEVGHTLGLPHNMGSSVAYPVEKLRDAEFTKKFGTAPSIMDYARFNYVAQPGDEGVALMPDIGTYDKYAIAWGYRPILNKTAEEEKPILNEWITKHAGDPMYRFGHQQAGDVVDPSSQTEDLGDNAILASAYGIKNLKRIVPNLIEWTTEAGEDYDDLEEMYGHVLSQFNRYMGHVSNNIGGVYEYYKTADQDGAVYTAVPKAHQKEAMKFIQDNLFETPEWLIDKEIFDRIEFSGSVERLRGLQARTLNNIMSLGKMQRLTEAHTYDSASYSLTDMMSDLRKGVWSELRSGKSIDTYRRNLQRAYIDRMAYLMTAKDQSGRSRSPYVKMTAVNTSQSDIRAVVRAELKTLRSQLRNARGGDAMSRIHIADAIERINLILDPK; this is encoded by the coding sequence ATTTTGAAAAACGTATCCATCAAACTATTCTTTGTAGTTTTAGGTTTAATTGCATTTTCATGCTCAACTGCAAAAAAAGCTGGTAAATCAAAAAATGATGCCACAGCAATGGCAAAACCTTCAGGAAAAAAACCTGGAAAAAATGACCCAAAACCTTTTGACAAAGTCATTACTAAAGAGGCTAAAAGTGATAAAGGCTTATTTACCGTCCATAATTTAGATGATAAGTTCTTTTATGAAATCCCAGATTCTCTTTTTAATAAGGAGATGTTGATGGTGACGCGTATTTCCAAAACAGCTTCAGGACTTGGTTTTGGAGGTGGTAAAATGAACGAGCAAGTATTGCGATGGGAAAAGAAAGGTAAAAAAGTAGTCCTTAGAGTTGTATCTTACAATGTCGTAGCTGCTGATTCACTTCCTGTTAACGAAGCAGTTTTAAATTCTAATTTCGAGCCTGTTTTATTCACATTCCCTATTGCAGCATACGGTAAGGATTCTACAAGTACCGTAATTGATGCTACTCCTCTATTTGAAAAAGATGTAAAGTCATTGGGATTGTCGCAACGAGCAAGAACACCCTATAAAGTCTCACGTTTGGAAAGCGATAAATCATTTATTGAAAGCATTAAAAGTTACCCAAGAAATATTGAGGCAAGACACGTAAAAACCTATGCTGCCGGAAATCCACCATCAAATACCAGCACTGGAACAATTTCAGTAGAAATTAATAATTCTATGGTTCTATTGCCAGACAACCCAATGAAGCGTCGTTATTTTGATGAACGTGTCGGCTGGTTTACAAGTAGCCAAACCGATTATGGTTTGGAAGATCAAAAAAGTAAATCTTTACAATTCTTGGACCGTTGGCGATTAGAAGTTAAAGATGAAGACATCGAGAAGTTTCAACGTGGCGAATTAGTAGTCCCAAAAAAACAAATTGTGTACTACATCGATAGGGCAACACCAGAAAAATGGAGAACGTATATTAAGCAAGGCATTGAAGATTGGCAGGTGGCTTTTGAAGCTGCAGGATTTAAAGAGGCTATTATCGCTAAGGATCCGCCAACTGTTGAGGAAGATCCTGAATGGAGCCCAGAAGATGCACGTTATTCAGTGGTTCGTTATTTAGCCTCTCCGATTCCCAATGCCAATGGACCTCACGTAAGTGATCCAAGAACGGGAGAGATTTTAGAAAGTGATATTAATTGGTATCATAACGTGATGTCATTATTACGTGGTTGGTTTTTTGTACAAACCGCAGCGATTAATCCTGATGCCCAGAGTCCACAGTTTAAAGATGAAGTTATGGGACGTTTAATTCGTTTTGTATCTGCTCACGAAGTAGGTCACACTTTAGGCTTACCGCACAACATGGGAAGCAGTGTGGCTTATCCTGTTGAAAAACTGCGTGATGCAGAATTCACTAAAAAATTCGGCACTGCACCATCCATAATGGATTATGCTCGTTTTAATTATGTGGCACAACCTGGTGACGAAGGTGTGGCTTTAATGCCAGACATCGGCACTTACGATAAATATGCTATTGCTTGGGGTTATAGACCGATTTTAAATAAAACGGCAGAAGAAGAAAAACCAATTCTTAATGAATGGATTACCAAACATGCTGGAGACCCAATGTATCGCTTTGGACATCAGCAAGCAGGTGATGTTGTAGATCCTAGTTCACAAACTGAAGATTTAGGGGACAATGCTATTTTGGCCAGTGCATATGGAATTAAAAACTTAAAGCGAATTGTGCCTAACTTAATTGAGTGGACTACAGAAGCTGGTGAGGATTATGATGATTTAGAGGAAATGTACGGTCATGTATTATCCCAATTTAACCGTTATATGGGCCATGTTTCCAATAATATTGGTGGTGTTTACGAATATTATAAAACGGCAGATCAAGATGGTGCGGTTTATACTGCGGTCCCAAAAGCACATCAAAAGGAAGCCATGAAATTCATTCAAGATAATTTATTTGAAACGCCGGAATGGTTAATTGACAAAGAAATTTTTGATCGTATAGAGTTTTCAGGTTCGGTGGAGCGCCTTAGAGGACTGCAAGCAAGAACGCTTAATAATATCATGAGCTTAGGTAAAATGCAGCGATTAACAGAAGCGCATACTTACGATAGCGCGAGCTATTCTTTAACAGATATGATGAGCGATTTACGTAAAGGCGTTTGGAGCGAATTGCGTTCTGGAAAATCAATTGACACGTACAGACGTAATTTGCAACGTGCTTATATCGATAGAATGGCCTACTTGATGACGGCAAAAGATCAAAGCGGAAGATCTAGAAGTCCTTATGTAAAAATGACTGCTGTTAACACTAGCCAATCCGATATCAGAGCGGTTGTTAGAGCTGAATTAAAAACGCTACGATCTCAACTTAGAAATGCACGTGGTGGCGATGCTATGAGTAGAATTCATATTGCAGATGCTATTGAACGTATTAATCTTATTTTGGATCCTAAGTAA
- a CDS encoding fibronectin type III domain-containing protein, producing MKKIFILLAGIVLTVSCGNDTDDLIPVPDCNTVTNLSSNSVTDNSAIITWDTSDNAASYAIEYGISGFALGNGTTVSESDTAIELTGLQANTPYDFYIQTICSASNTSAYSDVYSFTTLVPNVVAAFETNLSELNLFTGSLNALNISPKAFEYNLNSALFTDYAHKQRIIALPEGTSMEFDGDGLPIFPDHTVIAKTFYYNIDERDLSLGRQIIETRILIKLNGIWETGDYKWNEAQTEAVLDLEGSTLPVTWIDAAGNSNSTNYKIPSNTDCFTCHANNEEIFPIGPKLRSMNFDINGVNQLEQFISNQHLTGLENTASVRVLPNWEDISLPLETRARAYMDINCAHCHIPGGTCADQSSLNFALETPLEESNIVEQSVSIDYRVSFFSEGVSMPFIGTTMRHAEGLDMIQEYMNSL from the coding sequence ATGAAAAAGATTTTTATACTATTGGCTGGTATAGTTTTAACGGTTTCCTGTGGTAATGATACTGATGACTTAATACCAGTACCTGACTGCAACACCGTAACCAACTTATCGTCAAATTCAGTTACCGACAACTCAGCAATAATTACTTGGGATACTTCAGACAACGCAGCTTCTTATGCAATAGAATATGGCATTTCCGGATTTGCCTTAGGTAACGGAACAACAGTTTCTGAATCTGATACAGCCATTGAACTTACAGGTTTACAAGCCAACACACCATATGATTTTTATATTCAAACGATTTGTAGCGCAAGTAACACTAGCGCATATTCAGATGTTTATAGTTTTACAACCTTAGTTCCAAATGTCGTTGCAGCTTTTGAGACCAATCTTTCTGAACTGAATTTATTTACTGGCAGTTTGAATGCACTCAATATCAGCCCAAAAGCATTTGAATATAACTTGAATTCTGCCTTGTTCACAGATTATGCCCACAAACAACGTATAATTGCTTTACCAGAAGGCACAAGCATGGAATTTGATGGCGATGGTTTACCCATTTTTCCAGACCATACGGTTATTGCAAAAACATTCTACTACAATATAGATGAACGTGATCTTAGCCTAGGGCGACAAATTATTGAAACTCGGATTTTAATTAAGTTAAATGGTATTTGGGAAACCGGAGATTATAAATGGAACGAGGCACAAACTGAAGCCGTATTGGATTTAGAAGGAAGCACATTGCCTGTCACATGGATTGATGCCGCTGGGAATTCAAATTCAACAAACTATAAGATCCCTTCAAATACAGATTGTTTTACATGCCATGCCAATAATGAGGAGATATTTCCTATAGGTCCAAAATTAAGGTCAATGAATTTTGATATCAATGGCGTGAATCAATTGGAGCAATTTATAAGTAACCAACACTTAACAGGGTTAGAAAATACCGCCTCAGTTAGAGTACTTCCAAATTGGGAAGACATCTCGCTTCCCTTGGAAACCAGAGCAAGAGCTTACATGGACATTAACTGTGCGCATTGCCATATTCCGGGAGGCACTTGTGCAGACCAATCTTCTTTAAATTTCGCACTTGAAACACCTTTAGAAGAGAGTAACATTGTAGAGCAAAGTGTCTCAATTGATTATAGAGTTTCATTCTTTTCAGAAGGCGTAAGTATGCCATTTATTGGAACTACCATGCGTCATGCCGAAGGCTTGGATATGATTCAAGAGTATATGAATTCCCTTTAA